From the Ruania alkalisoli genome, one window contains:
- a CDS encoding FHA domain-containing protein, which yields MAMTDERAARYRPGTWTAVVTVSGSALLHPSYAEEDVIALWQSMADGTGIGEWLETLAGGGITGLADFALVQRAGPELRVLVRGGTVVIVGDQALRAEGMSTWREAVVPAASSSVTILAGDDAAADAHALPLVAGVVRADALTWGAPGESAGELSTPQSQSASSEAVPPVLGEPEPPTDPPAEPATASESVSASQAGPDPEELAEPQGAEHAVADSSAADANPPEPGPVSEATMHPGIEPPPDLPAESGIIDSLPWSVRSSQPSPPPAPFAAPGESSATDSAGDDVDEHTIRVPRRRAETGPAAPPAHASTLEADGAWEGDHDGSTILVSDVAAMRDATLTGVPGESDVRSGEPATSLEPETVLLLSTGIRVPLDRPVLIGRAPESSRFAAGVEPRLVTVPSPQQDISRTHVELRREGDHLLVTDLNSTNGTIVVLPGSAPRRLHAGEAVPVRAGTTVDLGDGVTGTIETPAP from the coding sequence ATGGCAATGACCGATGAGCGGGCGGCGCGCTATCGCCCCGGTACCTGGACGGCGGTCGTGACGGTCTCCGGCAGTGCGTTGCTGCATCCGTCCTATGCCGAGGAGGACGTCATCGCGCTGTGGCAGTCCATGGCCGACGGCACGGGGATCGGTGAGTGGCTGGAGACCTTGGCCGGTGGGGGAATCACCGGGCTGGCGGACTTCGCGCTGGTGCAGCGCGCCGGGCCCGAGCTGCGCGTGCTGGTGCGTGGCGGCACGGTCGTCATCGTCGGGGACCAGGCCCTGCGCGCCGAGGGGATGAGTACGTGGCGAGAGGCCGTGGTTCCGGCCGCGTCGTCCTCGGTGACCATCTTGGCCGGCGACGACGCAGCGGCCGATGCGCACGCCCTGCCGTTGGTCGCGGGAGTCGTGCGGGCGGACGCTCTCACGTGGGGAGCGCCTGGCGAGTCCGCCGGAGAGCTGTCCACCCCGCAATCGCAGTCCGCATCATCGGAAGCGGTCCCACCGGTCCTTGGCGAGCCCGAGCCGCCCACCGATCCGCCGGCCGAACCCGCGACTGCCTCCGAATCGGTGTCGGCTTCGCAGGCAGGGCCGGATCCCGAAGAACTGGCTGAGCCGCAGGGCGCAGAGCACGCGGTCGCTGATTCCAGTGCGGCCGATGCCAACCCGCCCGAGCCCGGACCGGTGTCCGAGGCGACCATGCACCCTGGGATCGAGCCCCCGCCGGACCTTCCGGCCGAGTCGGGCATCATCGATTCCTTGCCGTGGTCGGTGCGCTCATCCCAGCCGAGCCCGCCACCGGCGCCCTTCGCCGCACCCGGTGAATCCAGCGCCACCGACAGCGCCGGCGACGATGTCGACGAGCACACGATCAGGGTCCCGCGCCGTCGGGCGGAGACCGGCCCCGCCGCCCCACCGGCCCATGCCTCGACGCTCGAGGCCGATGGAGCCTGGGAGGGCGATCATGACGGGTCGACCATCCTGGTCTCCGACGTCGCGGCCATGCGGGACGCGACGTTGACCGGAGTGCCTGGCGAATCGGACGTGCGCTCGGGTGAGCCGGCAACGTCGCTGGAGCCTGAGACGGTGCTGCTGCTCTCGACGGGGATCCGTGTCCCGCTCGATCGTCCGGTGCTGATCGGAAGGGCGCCGGAGTCGAGCCGGTTCGCAGCCGGGGTGGAGCCGCGACTGGTGACGGTCCCCAGTCCGCAGCAGGACATCTCCCGCACCCATGTGGAGCTGCGCCGCGAGGGCGACCACCTGCTGGTGACCGACCTGAACTCCACCAACGGCACGATCGTCGTGCTCCCCGGCAGCGCCCCGCGGAGGTTGCACGCCGGCGAGGCCGTACCGGTGCGGGCGGGGACCACCGTCGACCTGGGTGACGGCGTGACAGGCACCATCGAGACGCCGGCACCGTGA
- a CDS encoding serine/threonine-protein kinase translates to MTRRPPSAPPQIPGYTYERLLGSGGFADVFLYRQLMPAREVAVKALLASAVTAEGREQFTAEANLMAQLSTHPSIVTIFHADTTADGRPYLVMEYCPRPNLSVRYRNERLGVAECLRIAVRLAGAVETAHRAGILHRDIKPANVLTTAYGWPALTDFGISVATGTPAAADGDQAGMSIPWAAPEFFAENAPRGVPADVYALAATVYTLLAGRSPFELPGRPNTALDLITRIERDQVPPIGRDDVPPSLEAVLARGMAKDPARRFGSAAELARAIHQVEQELHLTPTALDVPDTSWMETPSELDDGDRTRVRSISTVPARAQDDAATRLRGVQPAVPTDAPPSPDAWGSPPSPHQEDEPARRGWRTALVAGAAAIVVAGTVTVVTYSALRADDPGPDDPSGPTYVPPTVTVAQEPPAPEELVLERDGEEIRVSWTAPVYEGGLDFAYQVTEGVTEGEYRTVGNATEVTFSDDGDRVCVMVISIDSESRAVSPEADNPEECV, encoded by the coding sequence GTGACCCGCCGGCCACCCTCCGCACCCCCGCAGATCCCCGGCTACACCTATGAACGGCTCCTGGGCAGCGGTGGATTCGCCGACGTATTCCTCTACCGCCAGCTCATGCCGGCGCGCGAAGTGGCGGTCAAGGCTCTGCTCGCCAGTGCCGTGACGGCGGAGGGGCGGGAGCAGTTCACCGCCGAGGCCAACCTGATGGCCCAGCTATCCACCCATCCGTCCATCGTGACGATCTTCCACGCCGACACCACAGCCGACGGTCGTCCTTACCTGGTGATGGAGTATTGCCCACGCCCCAACCTCTCCGTGCGCTATCGCAACGAGCGTCTGGGTGTGGCCGAGTGCCTGCGGATCGCGGTCCGGCTCGCCGGTGCGGTGGAGACCGCTCACCGGGCGGGCATCTTGCACCGTGACATCAAGCCAGCCAACGTCCTGACGACGGCTTACGGGTGGCCCGCGCTGACCGACTTCGGCATCTCCGTCGCGACTGGTACTCCGGCAGCGGCCGACGGCGACCAGGCTGGTATGTCGATCCCGTGGGCGGCGCCGGAGTTCTTCGCCGAGAACGCCCCCCGCGGGGTTCCGGCGGATGTCTACGCCCTAGCTGCCACTGTCTACACCCTGCTCGCCGGGCGCTCGCCGTTCGAGCTTCCGGGTCGCCCCAACACGGCGCTGGACCTGATCACCCGGATCGAGCGTGACCAAGTGCCGCCGATCGGGCGTGATGACGTTCCACCCTCGCTCGAGGCAGTGCTCGCCCGGGGAATGGCGAAGGATCCCGCCCGGAGGTTCGGGTCCGCCGCCGAGCTGGCACGAGCGATCCACCAGGTCGAGCAGGAACTGCACCTGACGCCGACGGCCCTCGACGTGCCGGACACATCCTGGATGGAGACGCCGTCCGAACTTGACGACGGCGACCGCACCCGCGTGCGGTCGATCAGTACGGTGCCCGCGCGAGCGCAGGACGACGCGGCCACACGGCTACGTGGGGTGCAGCCTGCAGTCCCGACGGACGCTCCGCCGTCGCCGGATGCCTGGGGCTCACCCCCCTCACCACACCAGGAGGACGAGCCGGCGCGCCGAGGCTGGCGGACGGCCCTGGTGGCGGGTGCGGCGGCGATCGTAGTTGCCGGCACTGTGACAGTGGTCACCTACAGCGCGCTGCGCGCAGACGACCCCGGGCCGGACGACCCGTCGGGACCGACCTATGTGCCGCCGACCGTCACTGTGGCCCAGGAACCGCCCGCTCCCGAGGAGCTGGTGCTGGAGCGCGACGGTGAGGAGATCCGGGTCTCGTGGACGGCTCCGGTGTACGAGGGCGGCTTGGACTTCGCCTACCAGGTGACCGAGGGCGTCACCGAAGGGGAGTACCGTACGGTCGGGAACGCGACTGAGGTGACCTTCAGTGACGACGGGGACCGGGTGTGCGTGATGGTGATCAGCATCGATTCGGAGTCCCGGGCGGTATCGCCGGAGGCGGACAATCCGGAAGAGTGTGTGTGA